Below is a window of Streptomyces qaidamensis DNA.
CCTGGAAGAAGCTCACCGTCAAGGACGGCAAGGTGAGCGTCAAGAACCCGGCGAAGGGGAAGGGCATCTCCTTCCACGCCAAGATCGCCGACAAGAAGGGCAACAAGTCGACGATCTCGATCTACAACGCGTACTTCGGCAAGTGACCATGCCGTAGGGCAAGCGCGTTGACGGCCCGTCGGAAGCCTCGGCTTCCGGCGGGCCTGCCGCGTCGGCAGGGGCTCTTTGACGGCACGGCAGCGGGCCGAGGAGCCCCGGGCCGGCCAGCGGACTCTTCCTACTCCGACGGCGCCGATGCCCTGGTGCCGGAGCGGGTCGCGTCCGCCCCCCAGCTCGCCAGCAGGCGCAGGGCCTCCGCCGAAGGGGTGCCCGGTTCCGCGTGGTACGTGATCAGGGACTGCTCGCCGTCGTCCACCAGGCGGAACGTCTCGAAGGACAAGGCCAGGTCGCCGACCAGGGGGTGGCGCATGCGCTTGACGCCGTAGCTCTTCTCCTTGACGTCGTGGGCGGCCCACAGGCGGCGGAAGTCCTCACTCTTCACGGAGAGCTCGCCCACCAGGGCCGACAGCCGCGGGTCGTCCGGGTGGCAGCCCGCGTCCATGCGGAGGTAGCCGACCATGTCGGACGCCTTCTGCTCCCATTCCAGGTACAGCTCGCGGTACTCCGGGCGGAGGAAAACCATCCGCGCCCAGTTCCGCTCCTGGGCCGGCACCTCGGCCCAGTCGCCGAAGAGGGCCGAGGCCATGCGGTTCCAGGCCAGGATGTCGGAGCGGCGTCCGACGATGTACGCGGGGACACTCTCGATCGAGTCCAGCAGATGCCGCAGCGCCGGCCGCACCTGCTGGCTGCGCGCCACCGTCTTCTTCTTGTGCTGCTTCGGCTTCGCCAGATGCATCAGGTGCGCGTGCTCGGCGTCGCTCAGCCGCAGAGCGCGCGCGATCGCGTCCAGCACCTCCGCCGAGACGTTGCGGCCGTTGCCCTGCTCCAGCCGCGTGTAGTACGCCACGGACACCCCGGCCAGCTGCGCCAGCTCCTCGCGGCGCAACCCGGGCACCCGGCGCCGCCCGAAGTCGGGCAGCCCCACGTCCTCGGGCTTCAGCCGGGCCCGCCGGGTGCGCAGGAACTCACTGAGGTCGGCGCGCCGGTCCAGGCCGCCACCGGCCGTCTGTGCGGGTTCGGGCTGTTCGTCCATGCCGTCCAGTATTCACGGTCGTACGCACACGAGCCTGACCCCACCAGTGGTACGCACCGTGT
It encodes the following:
- a CDS encoding helix-turn-helix domain-containing protein encodes the protein MDEQPEPAQTAGGGLDRRADLSEFLRTRRARLKPEDVGLPDFGRRRVPGLRREELAQLAGVSVAYYTRLEQGNGRNVSAEVLDAIARALRLSDAEHAHLMHLAKPKQHKKKTVARSQQVRPALRHLLDSIESVPAYIVGRRSDILAWNRMASALFGDWAEVPAQERNWARMVFLRPEYRELYLEWEQKASDMVGYLRMDAGCHPDDPRLSALVGELSVKSEDFRRLWAAHDVKEKSYGVKRMRHPLVGDLALSFETFRLVDDGEQSLITYHAEPGTPSAEALRLLASWGADATRSGTRASAPSE